A stretch of Acidobacteriota bacterium DNA encodes these proteins:
- a CDS encoding TonB-dependent receptor: MNTRVHILAVVALFLVVAPANLVFAQPTGGTISGKVLLEGTSAPLHGAEVIVVGARRTATTREDGTFEITNVPIGTYQVLAQREHFSAARQSVTVVAGTTATIEFKLSVDAVHEEVTVTASASGAATTFEAFSAITSLDAVELAKNPGGTVADALASTPGVAKRSFGPGNARPVIRGFDGDRVLIMQDGVRTGDLSSQSGDHGVSIDPAGLQRLEVVRGPATLLYGSNAIGGVVNAITPQDAFRSSPFSGMLGGVTLEAGSADESLGANGSVQIGRGGWTAWAGGGSRRSGDYTTPSTTIANSASRLQSGRAGFGRTGAKGFFSLGGSIEDSRFGVPFAGLFEGEPDAEIDIDSRRRDVRLDVGARHLSGSFLDAAKLTVGYTDYAHSELEVEDGAESVGTAFSNDTLTVRTELEQKRRGRITGRLGAELFRREFAAVGAEALAPAVTLSSLAAFVYEEAAFDRFRLQFGVRAERNSYAVEPRPAGAPAEAPAVRDRSFSALSGSLGLHANIGTHGAFVVNLSGASRAPALEELYNFGPHIGNLAFEIGNPDLSVERTLGVDISLRSRAERAQGELNVFAYNISNFVFLDFTGEEEDGLRVANYIQADSRFVGMEASGEFQAHPLLHLHAGASYVRATLTGTNQPLPRIPAFSARLGVEVPWKRLTLTPEVVLTADQNRVFGAETATAGSTVVNVGATYLIAGRHATHTFSLKAYNLTNEDYRLHNSLLKDLAAEIGRGAKLTYTIRFF; encoded by the coding sequence ATGAATACGCGTGTCCATATTCTGGCGGTGGTGGCCCTTTTCCTGGTTGTGGCCCCAGCCAATCTCGTGTTTGCACAGCCCACCGGAGGCACAATTTCCGGCAAAGTCCTGCTTGAAGGCACCAGTGCGCCGCTCCACGGCGCCGAAGTGATCGTCGTCGGTGCGCGCCGCACCGCGACGACCCGCGAAGACGGCACGTTCGAAATCACCAATGTGCCCATCGGAACGTATCAGGTGCTGGCGCAGCGCGAACATTTCTCTGCCGCCAGGCAATCGGTGACCGTGGTGGCTGGGACGACGGCGACGATTGAGTTCAAGCTCTCGGTTGACGCCGTTCACGAGGAAGTGACGGTGACCGCAAGCGCGTCGGGCGCAGCCACGACGTTTGAGGCGTTCAGCGCGATCACCAGCCTTGACGCGGTGGAACTGGCCAAGAACCCGGGCGGCACCGTGGCAGATGCATTGGCGAGCACGCCGGGTGTGGCCAAACGCTCATTCGGGCCTGGCAACGCGAGGCCGGTCATCAGGGGCTTTGACGGAGATCGTGTGCTCATCATGCAGGACGGCGTGCGCACAGGGGATCTCTCGAGTCAGTCAGGTGACCATGGCGTGTCGATCGACCCGGCGGGATTGCAGCGCCTTGAAGTGGTCAGGGGACCTGCCACGCTGCTGTACGGCAGCAACGCCATTGGCGGTGTGGTGAACGCGATCACGCCGCAGGATGCGTTCAGATCCAGTCCATTCTCGGGGATGCTCGGTGGCGTGACGCTTGAGGCCGGAAGCGCCGACGAGTCACTCGGCGCCAATGGCAGTGTGCAGATTGGCCGCGGGGGCTGGACGGCGTGGGCCGGTGGTGGGTCTCGCCGCAGTGGCGACTACACAACGCCGAGCACGACCATTGCAAACTCTGCGAGCCGGCTGCAAAGCGGCCGCGCAGGATTTGGCCGCACCGGGGCCAAGGGTTTCTTCAGCCTTGGCGGCTCGATTGAAGACAGTCGATTCGGTGTGCCGTTTGCCGGATTGTTCGAAGGTGAGCCCGACGCTGAGATCGACATCGACTCTCGACGCCGCGACGTTCGCCTCGACGTCGGCGCGCGGCACCTCTCAGGCTCGTTCCTCGATGCGGCGAAGCTCACGGTGGGATACACGGACTATGCGCACTCGGAGCTGGAGGTTGAAGACGGTGCCGAATCCGTCGGCACGGCGTTCTCAAACGACACCCTGACCGTCAGGACGGAACTGGAGCAGAAGCGGCGCGGACGGATCACCGGACGCCTGGGTGCTGAGTTGTTCAGACGCGAGTTCGCCGCCGTTGGCGCCGAGGCACTGGCCCCGGCCGTGACCCTGTCGTCACTGGCGGCGTTTGTCTACGAAGAAGCAGCCTTTGATCGCTTCCGGTTGCAGTTCGGCGTACGGGCGGAGCGCAACTCCTACGCGGTGGAGCCGCGGCCGGCTGGCGCACCCGCCGAGGCCCCGGCAGTGCGTGACCGTTCGTTCAGCGCATTGTCTGGATCACTCGGCCTGCACGCCAATATCGGCACGCACGGCGCATTCGTTGTGAATCTGAGCGGTGCGTCGCGGGCGCCCGCCCTCGAAGAGCTCTACAACTTCGGGCCACACATCGGGAATCTTGCCTTCGAGATCGGCAACCCCGACTTGAGTGTGGAACGCACGCTTGGGGTGGACATCAGCCTGCGGAGTCGCGCAGAACGCGCCCAGGGCGAGCTGAACGTGTTCGCCTACAACATCAGCAACTTCGTGTTTCTTGATTTCACCGGCGAAGAGGAAGACGGGTTGCGTGTGGCCAACTACATCCAGGCGGACAGCCGTTTTGTGGGGATGGAGGCGTCCGGCGAGTTTCAGGCGCACCCGCTGCTTCACCTGCACGCGGGCGCCAGCTACGTGCGCGCCACACTGACCGGGACCAATCAGCCGCTACCGCGCATCCCGGCATTTTCCGCTCGTCTGGGTGTGGAAGTGCCGTGGAAGCGACTTACCCTCACACCGGAGGTGGTCCTGACTGCCGATCAGAACCGCGTGTTCGGCGCCGAGACGGCCACCGCCGGCTCGACGGTGGTGAACGTCGGCGCCACGTATCTGATTGCCGGTCGTCATGCGACGCACACGTTCTCGCTCAAGGCGTACAACCTGACCAACGAGGACTACCGGCTCCACAACTCGTTGCTCAAGGACCTGGCCGCCGAGATCGGTCGCGGCGCCAAGCTGACGTACACGATCAGGTTTTTCTGA
- a CDS encoding SGNH/GDSL hydrolase family protein, whose translation MQSPPPPPVTIVALGDSTTAGTPAFKSPIEAPPDGEGNPESQFSYWLMRTHPGWTVLNRGVNGERTDQIAARFDRDVVTAKPEVVIIIAGVNDVYQGRPVSHVTTQLRAMYDRAIAAGIPVVAGTIVPYNTATDEQNAKMREINAWIAAEGRRDPRIRVADTRAAVAAPGQPDRLAGSPDGLHPDVAGYRNMAAALAPVIAALRKT comes from the coding sequence ATGCAGTCTCCGCCTCCCCCGCCGGTCACCATCGTCGCCCTCGGCGACTCCACGACCGCGGGCACGCCGGCGTTCAAGTCGCCCATTGAGGCGCCGCCGGACGGCGAAGGCAACCCCGAGAGTCAGTTCTCCTACTGGTTGATGCGGACGCACCCGGGGTGGACGGTACTCAATCGCGGTGTGAACGGTGAACGCACCGACCAGATTGCCGCGCGGTTTGATCGCGATGTTGTGACGGCGAAGCCCGAGGTAGTTATCATCATCGCCGGCGTCAACGACGTCTATCAGGGCCGCCCAGTCTCACACGTCACCACGCAACTGCGCGCGATGTATGACCGCGCCATCGCCGCGGGCATTCCCGTGGTTGCCGGCACGATCGTGCCGTACAACACGGCCACAGATGAGCAGAATGCGAAGATGCGCGAAATCAATGCGTGGATCGCGGCCGAGGGACGCCGCGACCCGCGCATTCGTGTGGCCGACACCCGCGCCGCCGTGGCGGCGCCAGGACAACCCGACCGGCTTGCGGGGTCGCCGGATGGATTGCACCCCGACGTGGCTGGCTACCGGAACATGGCCGCAGCCCTGGCGCCGGTGATCGCTGCGCTCAGAAAAACCTGA
- a CDS encoding dipeptidase: MVERARRILRDVPVFDGHNDYPWQVRELAKGDITALDLRQPQKALHTDFARLARGGVGAQFWSVYVPSTLQGTTAVTATLEQIDVVHRMVARYPDRLELALTSADVERIQKAGKIASLIGMEGGHSIDGSLGTLRMMYRLGARYMTLTHSLNVPWADAATDTPVHGGLSPFGEQVIQEMNRLGMLVDLSHVSPDTMADAIRVSQAPVFFSHSSARALANVPRNVPDDILSQMPKNGGVVMVTFVPGFISQEVADFNARENVERARLTAVAGSTADTITRGVEMWRSANTPPRATIIQVADHIDHIRKVAGIDHIGLGGDFDGITQVVLGLEDVSTYPDLIAELLRREYSDEDVRKIAGKNILRVLKRAEEVARTGR; the protein is encoded by the coding sequence ATGGTGGAACGTGCGCGCAGGATCCTGCGCGATGTGCCGGTGTTCGACGGACACAACGACTACCCGTGGCAGGTGCGGGAACTGGCCAAGGGCGACATCACCGCGCTGGACCTGCGGCAACCCCAGAAGGCCCTGCACACCGACTTCGCCCGTTTGGCGCGCGGCGGCGTGGGCGCGCAGTTCTGGTCGGTCTACGTGCCCTCAACGTTGCAGGGCACCACCGCGGTCACGGCCACGCTCGAGCAGATCGATGTGGTGCACCGCATGGTCGCGCGGTATCCCGATCGCCTGGAACTGGCCCTCACGTCGGCGGACGTGGAACGCATCCAGAAGGCCGGCAAGATCGCCTCGCTCATCGGGATGGAAGGCGGACACTCCATCGACGGGTCTCTCGGCACGCTGCGCATGATGTACCGGCTCGGCGCCCGCTACATGACGCTGACGCACAGCCTGAACGTCCCGTGGGCGGATGCGGCCACCGACACACCTGTCCACGGCGGCCTCTCGCCCTTCGGCGAACAGGTCATTCAGGAAATGAACCGCCTCGGCATGCTCGTGGACCTGAGCCACGTCTCGCCCGACACCATGGCCGATGCCATCCGGGTGTCGCAAGCGCCCGTCTTCTTCTCTCACTCCTCGGCCAGGGCCCTCGCCAACGTGCCGCGCAACGTGCCTGACGACATCCTGTCGCAGATGCCAAAGAACGGCGGCGTGGTGATGGTGACATTTGTACCCGGGTTCATTTCCCAGGAGGTGGCAGACTTCAACGCGCGTGAAAACGTCGAGCGCGCGAGGCTGACTGCGGTGGCCGGCAGCACGGCCGACACCATCACCCGTGGCGTGGAGATGTGGCGCTCGGCCAACACGCCGCCGCGCGCGACCATCATTCAAGTGGCCGACCACATCGACCACATCCGCAAGGTGGCAGGTATTGATCACATCGGCCTGGGCGGCGACTTCGACGGCATCACGCAGGTGGTGCTGGGCCTTGAGGACGTCTCCACCTATCCAGACCTTATCGCCGAATTGCTGCGGCGCGAGTATTCCGACGAAGACGTGCGGAAGATCGCCGGCAAGAACATCCTGCGCGTGCTCAAACGCGCCGAAGAAGTGGCGCGCACCGGCCGGTGA
- a CDS encoding carbon-nitrogen hydrolase family protein, which translates to MSTVRIALANIRVPATREESVTLATAAVADAGRQGAAVLCFPECFVPGYRWPGKATAPPDPAFLERAWTAVAEAASAAQITVILGTERVTDRGLQIAACVIGPDGAIAGWQDKGQLDPSEESTYPARGTDRRVFSAGPLTFGVVICHEGWRYPETVRWAVRQGAQVVFHPHAHVAEPGSYRPVTFADPANTFHEKAVLCRAAENTCYFASVNCASEGSGTTSAIARPDGTLQCYQPYGHEGLLVADLDLSTATGLLAARCRSPYS; encoded by the coding sequence ATGAGCACAGTCCGCATCGCTCTGGCGAACATTCGTGTTCCCGCCACTCGTGAAGAGTCTGTGACACTGGCGACGGCCGCCGTGGCTGACGCCGGGCGACAAGGCGCGGCCGTGCTGTGTTTTCCGGAGTGCTTCGTCCCTGGCTATCGCTGGCCTGGCAAGGCGACGGCGCCACCAGATCCGGCGTTTCTCGAGCGGGCGTGGACAGCGGTCGCGGAGGCGGCGAGCGCTGCTCAAATCACCGTCATTCTGGGCACAGAGCGCGTGACCGACCGCGGCCTGCAGATTGCCGCCTGTGTGATTGGTCCGGACGGCGCGATTGCCGGATGGCAGGACAAGGGACAGCTCGACCCGTCGGAAGAGAGTACCTATCCGGCGCGCGGGACGGACCGACGGGTCTTTTCCGCCGGACCACTGACCTTCGGCGTGGTGATCTGCCATGAAGGATGGCGGTATCCCGAGACGGTGCGATGGGCCGTGCGGCAAGGGGCGCAGGTCGTGTTTCATCCCCACGCGCATGTGGCCGAACCCGGTAGTTATCGCCCGGTGACCTTCGCCGACCCAGCGAACACCTTCCACGAGAAAGCCGTCCTGTGTCGCGCAGCGGAGAACACGTGTTATTTCGCGTCGGTGAACTGCGCGAGTGAAGGTTCAGGTACGACCTCGGCGATTGCACGCCCCGATGGCACACTGCAGTGTTATCAGCCCTATGGGCACGAGGGGCTGCTCGTGGCGGATTTGGATCTCAGCACAGCCACTGGCCTGCTTGCTGCCAGGTGCCGCTCCCCCTATTCCTGA